In Elusimicrobiota bacterium, the genomic stretch CGCAGTTGGACAGCACCGTGGAGCTGCGCTGGTCGAACTCGATGTGGGGGTCGTTGGAGATGTTGCCATTCTGCGGCTGCAATCCCGAGACATCAGTGGGCGAAGTCGGGTTGATGTCCCCGCAATAAGTGGTGCCGCCCAGTTGGCAGTTGGACGAGCCGTCCAGACAGAAGAAGTGCTTCGTGAACGCATTATAATAGCAGTAGAAGCCGCTGTCCTTGACCACGAAGGACTGATCGATGAAGAGCTGGACCTGGCCCTGAGCGAAGAGGCGGGAGGGCAGGAGGAGGGACAGGAGGGCGGCGCCGTAGAAAGCCTGCGCCGCCCCCATGCCGCTTCGATGTCGGTTCATAGAACGCATCACCCTAGCAGTGCCAAAATAGCCTAAATCTGTTTCCGGAGTATTACCGGCATGTTAAAAAATTGTGAAGAGGCGCCAGCCGACTCGGTAGCGCGCCAGCGCGAAGCCCTGCCGCCGCGCCGACGGCCCCGCGAGCACCAGGATATCCTCGGTCTTCGACCCGGCCCCTGCCCCGTCAGCCTGGGCCGCCGTCAAGCCGACGACGTTCTCATCCAACGCGACGGCCCAGGCCGGCGCGAAGGCTTCGTTGGCGAGGTCGAACGCCATGAGCCGCCGGCTGCGGGAATCCCAGAGCCAGAGGCGGCCCCCCAGCCACTGCATGGCGGCGGGCAGGACGTCGGCTTCCAGCGGATAGGCCTTGGCGTCGGTCTCCTCGGCTCCGTGCCGGTAGAGGCGCTTGTTGAAGGCGTCGTAGGACCACAGGGCCTGGCCGTCCCAGGCGAGCGCCGTGGGCGCGGGCCCGGGCGCCGGCTTGGCGTAGAGCACGGTCCCGGGGTCATCCGGCTGGTGGCGGACGATGCGGGCCTGGGCGGCGTCCAAGGTGTAGAACCGCTCTCCGCCCAAGGCCAGGGCCACGGGTCGGTAGGCGCCGATGCCTGAGACGCTCGCGCTGCTCACGGGCGCCCGGAGGTCCGCAGGGTCGAAAGCCTCCAGGGTCCCCTTCCAATCCGACACCCACAGGCGCTTCCCGTCGGACGCCAGCGCGGTCGGGTGGTCCAGAGCCAGGCCGCGGGTGGTCAGCGGCTTGAGGCTCCATGCGCTCAGCCAGCGTCCCAGAGGCCACGCCGCGGCCAGGAGCAGGCCCGCCGCGACCGCCGCCGGCCCGAGCCAGCGCCGCCGCGGCGCGGCGGCGCGCAAGGGCGCGCCGTCCCCGGAGGGCTGGCGTTCTCCGTTCCCGGAGGGGGCCGGGAGCTTGCGCTCCAGCTCGGCGACGCGTTCCATCACCGCGGCCAGCTTCTGGGAAGCGGCCGAAGCCTCGGGCAGGCTGCGCGCAAGCTGCTCCGCGGGCTTGACCGGGGCTTGGTCTTTGGCCGAAACCTCGGCGCGCGAGGCCTCGCGCTCCTTGCGCAGGCCCTCTTCCCAGGCCGACCGTTCCTGGCGCAGGCTCTCATCCCGGGCGGCGAGCTCGAGGCGCCGGGCCTCCCAGGCCTCGCGCTCCTTGCGCAGGTTCTCCTCCCACGCGGCGAGCTCGAGGCGCCGGGCCTCCCAGGCCTCGCGCTCCTTGCGCAGGTTCTCCTCCCAGGAGGAGAGCTCGAGGCGCCGGGTCTCCCGGGCCGAGCGCTCCTGGTCCCAGAGCTCGCGCCACTGCCCGCGCTCCTTCTCCCAGACGCGGGAGAGATCCTCGCAGCGCCCTTCCACCTCCGCGATCCTCTTGACCGCCTGGGATTGCTCGCCTTCGGACTCCTGATGCGCGTGCCGCTCGCGCAGGAGCTCGGCCAGCGTCTTCTCCAGGGCCGCTTGGGTCTGCTCGAGGCCCGTCGAGAGGCGCGCCGCCGCGTCCTCGGCCCGCTGGGAATCCTCCTGGCGGCGGGCGGCCGCAGCCTGGAGCTCCTGCAGGTCCAGCAGATACTGCTGCTCTTTCTTCTCCCAGCGCCGCTGCTCCTCTCGCCAGCGGGCGCCTTCGGCTCCGGCCGATTCGCGCGCGGCGTCGACCAGGGCCTTGAGGTCCCGGCGCTCGGCCTCGTGCGCGGCGCGCTCGTCGGCGAGGGCCTTCTGCGCGGCCTCCAAGCGGGAGCCCACGTCGAGGACCTCGGCGACCACGAGCTCGTCGTCGGCGCGCACCTTCTGGCGCAGGGAACCCAGCTCGGTCTCCAGCAAGGCTTGGCGTTCCTTCAGGGCGCGCAGCGCCTTTTCCCGGGCCTCCAGGAGCTCGTGCCAGCGGGCTTCCTGGCGGCGGTACTGGCTCTTGAGCATGGCCACCGTCTCCCAGGCCACTTCGTTGGCCGTGGCCACGGATGCGGCAGGCGTCGGCGCGGGGTCGGCCGGGGCGGCGGAGGCCGCGCCGACCTTCTCCCAGAGCCGGCTGATCTCCTTGTGCAGGTCGTCCGGAGAGGCTTTTTCCACAGCGCGAACCAGTTTAGCAGACCGGAATTGGAAGTGGTGTCGGAATTGTTAAGCAGAGCCGGGCCTGCGGGCCATTACGGCTCCCTGGGGCGTTATGATATCATGGCCGCTGATGGACCGCGAAGAATCCTCCCCCTGGAGTTGTCTCATCGCGGCCGCCCTCCTGGCCCAGATGCTCTGGCTCGGGGCCAACACGGCCTACGATCCGGACACTTGGTGGCACCTCAAGACCGGGCAGCTGGTCTTCCAGACCCATTCCATCCCCACGCGCGACCCCTACTCCTACGTCCTGGCGGGCCGGCCCTGGACCACCTTCGAGTGGCTCTTCCAGGTCGTCATCTACCTCGCCTACGCCGGGGCCGGCGCGGCCGGCGTGGCCGCGCTGCGCGTGGGCCTGCTGGCCGGAGCATTCCTGCTCCTCCTGCGCTTGGCGGGCGGCGGGTTCTGGGCCGGCATCCTGACTTCTTTGGCCGCGCTGGCGGCCAGGGATTTCTTCGTGACCAGACCGCAGGTCTTCGACTACCTCCTGCTCGTATTCTATCTCTCGGTGGTCGACCGCTGCCGCGGCCGGCCGGGCCGCCTGGCCTGGCTGCTGCCCGGCCTGCAGGTCCTCTGGGTCAACCTCCACGGAGGGGCGGCGCTTCTGGGAGTGGGGTTAGTGGGACTCAGAGCGGCGGTCGCCGCCCTGCCGGGACAGAGGCAAGACAGAGCCCTGGGGCCCTGGCTGACCCTGACCGGAGCCTGCCTGGCAGCCATGCTCGTCAATCCCCACGGGCCCGGGATATTCACCCATGCCTACGCGACCCTCTTCTTCCCCGGCCAGGAGCTGATCAACGAATGGCGGCCGGTGGCCTCTCTGCTGAGTTGGCAGGGGGCGTGCCTCGCCGTGGGGGCCGTGGCCGCGGTCTGGTCCTGGGAGTCCGAACCGCACCTGGCTCTGACCGCTTTGGTCCTGGGCGTCATGGGCTGCCTCCAGGTGCGGCATGTGTCTTTGGCCATGCTGGCCGCGGCGCCCCTGGCCGCCCGGCTGCTCGCGCGCCTGCGGCCCGTGCCCATCGGCCGACGCTCGGCCCTGGGCGCCGTCGTGGTGATGGCCGCCTGGTCGGCCCTCTTCATCCATCAGCGCGTCGGGTACCTGGAGAACGTCGGCGCGGGCCTGGAGGAGCTGCCGGACCGGGCCATCCGGTATCTCGACGACAACGACGTCTCGGGCCGGATGTTCCACACCTACAACATGGGCGGGTATCTCATCTGGAAGACCTGGCCGCGCCGGCAGGTCTTCGTGGACGGCCGCAACGTGGAGTATGGCCCGGACTTCATCGCGCAGGCTCTGAACTGGACTCGCCCGGAGGTCTGGCCGCGGCTCGACGCCCAGTGGCGGTTCGACTACGCCGTCATCGGGAACTCCCCGGGCTACGTGGCTGAGGTCCTGGACGACTCGCCGCAATGGGCCCTGGTCTTCTGGGACGACGCGGCCCTGGTGTACCTGAGGCGCACGCCGGCCAACGCCGCCCTCATCCGGCGCGACGCCTACCGCCTGCTCAAGCCCAACCAACTCACCTTCGCCTATCTCGCCGAGGACCTGCGCGACCGCCGCAAGGCCGCGGCCGTGCTGGCCGAACTCGACCGCTCCGTGCGATCTTCGGACCGCAACGTGGACGCCTGCCAGATGCGGGCCTACGTCCTCTCCGAGCTGGGCCGCCCCGCGGACGCCGTCCGGGACCTGCAGGGCGTCATCCGACGCTTCCCGCGCAAGCCCGGCCCGTACATGTCTCTGGGCTGGTTCCATGAGCGGGCGGGACGTCTTTTGGCGGCGCGGCAGGTCTACGAGGAAGGGGTGCGCATGGCGAAGTGGAACTCGGACCGGACCTCGCGGGCCTTTCTGGAGAATAACCTCGGATCCATCGAGCTGCGGCTCGGCAACCGCGAACGCGCCCGCGAGCTGTTCGAGGACTGCTTGGCGCTGGAGCCCAGCCATCCCCAGGCTCGGCGCAACCTCCAGATCTTGGATCAGTCCGCTAAGAAGTAGTCAGGGCGCAGGCTCGACCTGGAGACGGTAGTCCTCGGGGTCCAATGCCGCGGCTGTGACATAGTCCCTTTGCGCGCCGGGGTCGCGGCGGGCGTCGCGCAGCGTCCCGTCGAGGTAATGGGCGAAGGCGTAGCTGAGCAGGATGTCGCGCACGTAGCTCTCCTCCCGTTGCAAGGCCTGGCCGCGCCTGAGCGCGGAGAATTCCCAGGCCGGGCCTTGGGGCTCGGCGCTCTGGACCAAGCCGGCCGGGTGCAGGCTCTCCTGGCTCATGCCCATGGCCGCCAGGTTGGCCAGAGAGAGTCCCAGGACGAAGCGCGGCCGGACGCCCGGTTGCGCGTCCTTGTAGAAGACCAGCCTGCGGCCTTGGCCGTCCGGATGCGCCAGGTCGAGGTAGCGCGAGGCGTAGAGGGCTGTGTCGCCTCCGACCACGGCCGTGCTGCCCGGAGGCAGGGCCCGGCGCAGGTCCTTGGCGTAGTCGTAGGCCGAGAAGTCGTCGCGGTGGCAGCAGTCGGCCGCGTTCTGCCACAACGAGCCGGCCACGGCGGCCGCGCCCAGCAGCAACCCGGCCGCCTGCTTGCGCCGCATGAGCCACGCCAGGCCGAAGCCCGAGCAGAGGCAGACCACGACCGCGGGCGCGACCAGGGCCGATTCCATGACGGTGCGCGCCACCCAGCCGCTGAGGTCGAAGCGTGTGGCCAGGAAGAAGGCCGGGCCGAAGCCCAGGAAGACGAGGAGCAGGCCGGCCGCGAAGCGCCGGCTGATGCGCCAGGCCTGCCAGGCTCCCAGCGCGGCCAGGCCCAGGACCACGGGGGACATGCCCTGCCAAAGGGCTTTGCAGAAATATCCCAGCAGGCTCGCTGCCAGGGGCAGGCTGAGGGGGCGGCTCAAGCCCGCGGAGAGCTGGAAGGTCCCGTATTCCTGCCTCGTGAACATGGCCCAGGCGCGGCCCAGGCTGCCCAGGTTCGCCCACAGGAACAGATACGGGGAGAGGCCCAGCAGGAAGAGCGGCAGGCAGGCCTTGACCAGGAACCGGCGGTTATCAGCGGCGGAAAGTTCCCCCCACCACAGCACGGCCAGGCCGGGCACGGCAAGGACGAAGGCCTGGTGGTTGGCCAGACCCAGACCGAGGAGCAAGGCGCTTGCGGCCAGGCGCCGCCACCTGGTCGCATCCTCCTGCCCGGGCCCCGGGGCCAGGAGCAGCAGGAGCGCGAGGCACAAGCCATGCAGAGAGTACATCTCGCAGAGCAGGCTGAACTTCCACAAGGGGGCGCTGAAGGCCAGGGCCAAGGCCGCGGCCAGGGCGGGCAGGAGGCCGCAGGACCGGGACAGGAGCAGGAACACGGTCGTGGCGCAGCCGGCCCCGGCAGCGGCGGACATGAGGTTGAGCCTGTAGGCCGGGTCGCCCCAGGGCATAAGGAAGAGCCACGCCTTGCCCAGCAGGACGTAGAGCGGATAGCCGGGAGGATGCGCGGGCATGAAGGCCAGCACCGCGCTGGCCAGGTCGCCGCTGTCGCGGGGCGCGACGGTGGGATAGGCCGTGTACGCGTAAGTCGCGAACACGCCCAGGAAGACCAGCGCCGCCGTCGTCCGGTTAGTCGTATGAGGAATAACCCCTCTTCACGTTTGCCGGCCCCGAGGGGGCCGGCAAACGGTATGATACAACACACGGAGCCGGGAAAACCGCCGAT encodes the following:
- a CDS encoding DUF2723 domain-containing protein — translated: MFATYAYTAYPTVAPRDSGDLASAVLAFMPAHPPGYPLYVLLGKAWLFLMPWGDPAYRLNLMSAAAGAGCATTVFLLLSRSCGLLPALAAALALAFSAPLWKFSLLCEMYSLHGLCLALLLLLAPGPGQEDATRWRRLAASALLLGLGLANHQAFVLAVPGLAVLWWGELSAADNRRFLVKACLPLFLLGLSPYLFLWANLGSLGRAWAMFTRQEYGTFQLSAGLSRPLSLPLAASLLGYFCKALWQGMSPVVLGLAALGAWQAWRISRRFAAGLLLVFLGFGPAFFLATRFDLSGWVARTVMESALVAPAVVVCLCSGFGLAWLMRRKQAAGLLLGAAAVAGSLWQNAADCCHRDDFSAYDYAKDLRRALPPGSTAVVGGDTALYASRYLDLAHPDGQGRRLVFYKDAQPGVRPRFVLGLSLANLAAMGMSQESLHPAGLVQSAEPQGPAWEFSALRRGQALQREESYVRDILLSYAFAHYLDGTLRDARRDPGAQRDYVTAAALDPEDYRLQVEPAP
- a CDS encoding tetratricopeptide repeat protein; amino-acid sequence: MDREESSPWSCLIAAALLAQMLWLGANTAYDPDTWWHLKTGQLVFQTHSIPTRDPYSYVLAGRPWTTFEWLFQVVIYLAYAGAGAAGVAALRVGLLAGAFLLLLRLAGGGFWAGILTSLAALAARDFFVTRPQVFDYLLLVFYLSVVDRCRGRPGRLAWLLPGLQVLWVNLHGGAALLGVGLVGLRAAVAALPGQRQDRALGPWLTLTGACLAAMLVNPHGPGIFTHAYATLFFPGQELINEWRPVASLLSWQGACLAVGAVAAVWSWESEPHLALTALVLGVMGCLQVRHVSLAMLAAAPLAARLLARLRPVPIGRRSALGAVVVMAAWSALFIHQRVGYLENVGAGLEELPDRAIRYLDDNDVSGRMFHTYNMGGYLIWKTWPRRQVFVDGRNVEYGPDFIAQALNWTRPEVWPRLDAQWRFDYAVIGNSPGYVAEVLDDSPQWALVFWDDAALVYLRRTPANAALIRRDAYRLLKPNQLTFAYLAEDLRDRRKAAAVLAELDRSVRSSDRNVDACQMRAYVLSELGRPADAVRDLQGVIRRFPRKPGPYMSLGWFHERAGRLLAARQVYEEGVRMAKWNSDRTSRAFLENNLGSIELRLGNRERARELFEDCLALEPSHPQARRNLQILDQSAKK